The Gemmatimonadaceae bacterium genome contains a region encoding:
- a CDS encoding sugar transferase, whose protein sequence is MIELSEPQSAGDRPVRHTTPPPRRAGRLKEGRDVTTTVERPRSVTAAAQARRDDVIEVIPNERSERLNRLMNFSIAGLALLLVSPVMVLIAIAIRLTSRGPIIYAQARVGLDRRWRDTLALRDRRAEDLGGQVFTIFKFRTMRVDAERFSGAVWAQENDPRVTRLGKFLRQFRLDELPQLWNIMRGDMNIVGPRPERPSIVARLREMIPEYKMRHRVKPGLTGLAQINQHYDQNLDDVRGKVRWDLEYIRTQDMWLDLAVMFKTVPSVLLRFRGW, encoded by the coding sequence ATGATAGAGTTGTCAGAGCCGCAGTCCGCCGGTGACCGCCCGGTGCGTCATACCACGCCACCGCCTCGCCGTGCCGGCCGATTGAAGGAAGGTCGGGACGTCACCACGACCGTCGAGCGCCCGCGCTCGGTGACGGCGGCCGCGCAGGCACGGCGTGACGATGTGATCGAGGTGATTCCGAACGAGCGTTCGGAGCGCCTCAATCGCCTCATGAACTTCTCGATCGCGGGACTGGCCCTCTTGCTCGTGTCGCCCGTGATGGTGCTCATCGCCATCGCGATCCGCCTCACCTCCCGCGGCCCGATCATCTACGCACAGGCACGCGTGGGACTCGATCGACGCTGGCGCGACACGCTCGCGCTGCGCGACCGACGCGCCGAGGACCTCGGCGGCCAGGTCTTCACGATCTTCAAGTTCCGCACGATGCGCGTGGACGCCGAGCGATTCTCGGGAGCGGTATGGGCGCAGGAGAACGATCCGCGCGTCACGCGGCTCGGGAAGTTCCTCCGGCAGTTCCGGCTGGACGAGCTGCCTCAGCTCTGGAACATCATGCGGGGCGACATGAACATCGTGGGCCCGCGCCCCGAGCGTCCGAGCATCGTGGCGCGCCTTCGCGAGATGATCCCGGAGTACAAGATGCGCCACCGCGTGAAGCCCGGCCTTACCGGGCTGGCGCAGATCAACCAGCACTACGACCAGAACCTCGACGACGTGCGCGGAAAGGTCCGTTGGGACCTCGAGTACATCCGGACGCAGGACATGTGGCTCGATCTCGCGGTGATGTTCAAGACGGTGCCGTCGGTCCTGCTGAGGTTCCGCGGCTGGTAA
- a CDS encoding sigma-54-dependent Fis family transcriptional regulator, producing MATGAAVRDGERGPTTEGESRDPLSISPEVKANLSLLIVDDDRTLREGCASVLQMDGFNVTTLGRGDEAIDLVKRRRFDIVLVDLYMTPVSGMEILKATLEASKDTIVVVMTGNPSVTTSIEALRAGAWDYLPKPFSATHLQVLVGRASHAVMVARETRDLRVQLSKQSGNSDKLTLLGVSPAFRKAVELARKVASTDASVMIMGESGTGKEVISQFIHAHSRRASRQLVPINCAALPEGLLESELFGHRKGAFTGADRDKPGLLEIANGGTLFLDELTEMSLPLQAKLLRVIQDGVVRRVGSEKEDAVVDVRFLSATNRVPQECVAKGTLREDLLYRLRVVPIQIPPLRKRPEDIPLLANHFLTHYWERHRGAGEAQPRLSESAIEFLRSRPWRGNVRELQNVIEQLAVLTEPGHLVLPDDVPIYDDVGSEPSQGGFPPNVMNEPFHVAKDKLIAHFEKEYLGQLIARAGSNMSKAARLANIDRTTLYRLMEKHGFRRDDIGAPLDE from the coding sequence ATGGCCACTGGCGCTGCAGTGCGCGATGGTGAACGAGGCCCGACGACGGAAGGTGAGTCGCGCGACCCGCTCTCCATCTCCCCGGAAGTTAAGGCCAACCTGAGCCTCCTGATTGTGGACGACGACCGGACCCTTCGTGAAGGGTGCGCGTCGGTCCTCCAGATGGATGGGTTCAACGTCACGACGCTCGGTCGGGGCGACGAAGCCATCGACCTGGTCAAGCGTCGCCGGTTCGACATCGTGCTGGTGGACCTCTACATGACCCCCGTCTCGGGGATGGAGATCCTCAAGGCGACGCTCGAGGCGTCGAAGGACACCATCGTGGTGGTGATGACGGGGAATCCCAGCGTCACCACCAGCATCGAGGCGCTTCGGGCCGGGGCTTGGGACTACCTCCCCAAGCCGTTCTCAGCCACCCACCTGCAGGTCCTGGTGGGACGGGCGTCGCACGCGGTCATGGTCGCACGGGAGACGCGCGACCTCCGGGTCCAGCTCTCGAAGCAGAGCGGGAACTCGGACAAGCTCACCCTGCTCGGCGTCTCGCCGGCCTTCCGGAAGGCGGTGGAGCTGGCCCGCAAGGTTGCCAGCACCGATGCGTCGGTGATGATCATGGGGGAGAGCGGGACGGGAAAGGAGGTCATCTCCCAGTTCATCCACGCGCACTCGCGGCGCGCCTCGCGCCAGCTGGTGCCCATCAACTGCGCCGCCCTTCCCGAGGGGCTGCTGGAGTCCGAACTGTTCGGGCACCGGAAAGGGGCCTTCACGGGCGCCGACCGCGACAAGCCCGGGCTGCTGGAGATCGCCAACGGCGGGACGCTATTCCTGGACGAGCTGACGGAGATGTCGCTCCCGCTGCAGGCCAAGCTGCTCCGCGTGATCCAGGACGGCGTGGTGCGCCGCGTGGGAAGCGAGAAGGAGGATGCGGTCGTCGACGTCCGCTTTCTCTCGGCGACCAATCGTGTCCCGCAGGAGTGTGTGGCCAAGGGAACGCTGCGCGAGGACCTGCTCTATCGGCTGCGGGTGGTCCCCATCCAGATCCCGCCGCTGCGCAAGCGCCCGGAGGACATCCCGCTGCTCGCCAACCACTTCCTGACGCACTACTGGGAGCGGCACCGCGGGGCGGGAGAGGCGCAGCCGCGCCTCTCCGAGTCGGCGATCGAGTTCCTGCGCTCGCGCCCGTGGCGCGGGAACGTCCGCGAGCTGCAAAACGTGATCGAGCAGCTGGCGGTGCTCACCGAACCCGGGCACCTGGTGCTGCCCGACGATGTCCCGATCTACGACGACGTAGGGAGCGAGCCCTCGCAGGGTGGCTTCCCGCCGAACGTGATGAACGAGCCCTTCCACGTGGCGAAGGACAAGCTCATCGCGCACTTCGAGAAGGAGTACCTGGGGCAGCTCATCGCCCGCGCCGGTTCCAACATGAGCAAGGCGGCGCGCCTGGCCAACATCGACCGGACGACGCTCTACCGATTGATGGAGAAGCACGGCTTCCGTCGCGATGACATTGGCGCCCCGCTCGACGAGTGA
- a CDS encoding polysaccharide biosynthesis tyrosine autokinase, producing the protein MSGNLVPSSAHAAATRPDGYAPPLAQWGGPPAAPPSAGGGIGDQIARSLAAIKRYKWLILVIISVGTVAGFFLTRVTDPMYFTEAKVWVQQGPNGKGIVAAPGASQSEAAWIELVRSFQVLDRVAANLGMQVKPTAKKDLAVLRTLVPTDTLQAGAYRLDVDGANYTLKFIPADPASQAHVMETGTVGDTIGRTAGFVWQPTAEQLAGTKRLEFSVVSYREAAIGLARNLTVILPLNSNLMRVQLTGEDPKFIAAAVNQTVRDFTAEADRLKRLNLEVTSETVEEHLRGAAAQLNAAQAAYESFKVNTITQPSENVIATPGISSAMNPVFQSYFSDKSQLESARRDREALQRVITDAKNNGGRVSIETLRGFPALMGNNPQLGTALNDLALAQATLRKLQLTYTEAHPFVKDAQSTVERLETQTIPQLVNSSLVELSSRESEMQRRVDGASVEMKKIPARTIQEMQLKREVDIAASMYADLAQRAVGARLAERSVTRDLNVLDTAVAPRFPTSDTTTSIFIMAVLASIGAGLALALLLDRLDRRFRYPDQATNELGLDIVGAIPTYRNTRRPAARLEEATQLVEAFRSIALSVRHAFEGIGPVQLTISSPGPGDGKSFTSANLSSALADSGFRTVIVDGDIRRGELHTVFGEMDQAPGLIDYLSGEATLEQVVRPTQHHANLFVVPCGKRRKHGPELLASERMREFLDELRARFDAIIVDSAPLGAGIDAFALGAATGSMLVVLRAGETDRKLAQAKLTVLDRMPVRIIGAILNDIGVMPQFKYYYYLEGYHGIEGPEHANTALLGAGGSKRG; encoded by the coding sequence ATGTCCGGCAACCTCGTTCCCTCGTCAGCTCATGCCGCGGCGACACGCCCGGATGGCTACGCCCCGCCCCTCGCGCAGTGGGGGGGACCTCCGGCGGCGCCACCCAGTGCGGGGGGCGGAATCGGCGACCAGATCGCGCGATCCCTCGCGGCGATCAAGCGATACAAGTGGCTGATCCTCGTGATCATCAGCGTCGGGACCGTCGCGGGCTTCTTCCTCACCCGCGTGACCGACCCGATGTACTTCACCGAAGCCAAGGTCTGGGTGCAACAGGGCCCCAACGGCAAGGGGATCGTGGCTGCACCGGGAGCGTCGCAGTCGGAGGCGGCGTGGATCGAGCTCGTGCGCTCCTTCCAGGTGCTCGACCGGGTCGCCGCCAACCTCGGCATGCAGGTGAAGCCGACGGCGAAAAAGGACCTCGCCGTGCTGCGCACCCTCGTGCCGACGGACACGCTCCAGGCCGGCGCCTACCGGCTCGACGTCGACGGAGCGAACTACACACTCAAGTTCATCCCGGCCGACCCCGCCTCGCAGGCGCACGTCATGGAGACGGGGACGGTAGGCGATACGATTGGGCGCACGGCCGGCTTCGTGTGGCAGCCGACGGCCGAGCAACTCGCCGGCACCAAGCGCCTCGAGTTCTCCGTGGTGTCGTACCGCGAGGCAGCCATCGGGCTGGCGAGGAACCTGACGGTCATCCTGCCGCTCAACTCGAACCTCATGCGCGTGCAGCTCACGGGCGAGGATCCGAAGTTCATCGCCGCGGCGGTCAACCAGACCGTGCGTGACTTCACGGCGGAAGCCGACCGGCTCAAGCGGCTCAATCTCGAAGTCACCTCGGAGACGGTGGAAGAGCACCTGCGAGGCGCCGCAGCACAGCTGAATGCGGCGCAGGCCGCGTACGAGTCGTTCAAGGTCAACACGATCACGCAGCCGAGCGAGAACGTCATCGCGACGCCGGGAATCAGCTCCGCGATGAACCCGGTGTTCCAGTCCTACTTTTCCGACAAGTCCCAGCTTGAATCGGCGCGCCGCGATCGCGAGGCGCTCCAGCGTGTCATCACCGACGCGAAGAACAACGGGGGGCGCGTCTCGATCGAGACGCTGCGCGGCTTCCCGGCGCTGATGGGCAACAATCCGCAACTGGGCACCGCGCTCAACGACCTCGCGCTGGCGCAGGCCACGCTTCGCAAGCTGCAGCTGACGTACACCGAAGCGCACCCGTTCGTGAAGGATGCGCAGTCCACGGTGGAGCGCCTCGAGACGCAGACGATTCCGCAGCTGGTGAACTCGTCACTGGTCGAGCTCTCGTCGCGCGAGAGCGAGATGCAACGCCGAGTCGATGGCGCATCGGTGGAGATGAAGAAGATCCCCGCGCGTACGATCCAGGAGATGCAGCTCAAGCGCGAAGTCGACATTGCTGCCTCGATGTACGCCGACCTGGCGCAGCGTGCGGTTGGCGCGCGTCTCGCCGAGCGCTCGGTGACACGAGATCTCAACGTCCTCGATACGGCCGTGGCGCCGCGCTTCCCGACCAGCGACACCACGACGAGCATCTTCATCATGGCCGTCCTGGCGAGCATCGGCGCCGGTCTCGCGCTGGCGCTCCTGCTCGACCGCCTGGATCGTCGCTTCCGCTATCCGGACCAGGCGACCAACGAGTTGGGGCTCGATATCGTTGGCGCGATCCCGACGTACCGGAACACCCGCCGCCCGGCGGCCCGACTCGAGGAGGCCACGCAACTCGTCGAGGCGTTCCGCAGCATCGCGCTGTCCGTGCGCCACGCCTTCGAGGGCATCGGCCCGGTGCAGCTGACGATCTCCTCCCCGGGGCCGGGCGATGGCAAGTCGTTCACGAGCGCCAACCTGTCGTCGGCGCTCGCCGACTCGGGCTTCCGGACGGTGATCGTCGACGGCGACATCCGTCGGGGAGAGTTGCACACCGTATTTGGCGAGATGGATCAGGCACCGGGGCTCATCGACTATCTCTCCGGCGAGGCAACGCTCGAGCAGGTGGTGCGCCCCACGCAGCACCATGCCAACCTCTTCGTCGTGCCCTGCGGCAAGCGCCGCAAGCACGGCCCCGAGCTTCTGGCATCGGAACGCATGCGCGAGTTCCTGGACGAGCTGCGCGCACGCTTCGACGCCATCATCGTCGACAGCGCCCCGTTGGGCGCCGGCATCGATGCCTTCGCGCTGGGCGCCGCGACCGGATCGATGCTCGTGGTCCTGCGGGCCGGCGAAACCGATCGCAAGCTCGCCCAAGCCAAGCTCACCGTCCTCGATCGCATGCCCGTCCGCATTATCGGCGCAATCCTGAACGACATCGGCGTGATGCCGCAGTTCAAGTACTACTACTACCTCGAGGGGTATCACGGCATCGAGGGGCCCGAGCACGCCAATACCGCCCTCCTGGGCGCGGGCGGGTCCAAGCGCGGATAG
- a CDS encoding response regulator, with product MAKPRPDESPPPLVLLANDQEWSARSLETVLGAQGFASARAYTGRQALELARRLSPDVVIADVGMPDISGIEICQRLREDAEFPRSTPIIVTTAGPASRAQRLEAYRAGAWEFLSQPIDAEALLLKLELFVRARREIDKSREASLIDDGTGLYNVRGLARRAREIGADASRRHTPLACVAVGSVVEENGEASNELDVRLAEHVSEVFRRTARSSDAIGRLGRGEFAVIAPSMDQGGALRFVDRLKRELESSPATVDGVPRRLKVRAGYCAVADFAQSSFDAVELLLRAASALRQARGPDAVDGARAHDLLEVPIVP from the coding sequence ATGGCAAAGCCTCGCCCCGACGAATCTCCGCCGCCGCTCGTGCTCCTGGCCAACGACCAGGAGTGGTCTGCGCGCTCGCTGGAGACGGTGTTGGGAGCACAGGGTTTTGCCTCCGCGCGCGCCTACACCGGGCGGCAGGCGCTGGAGCTTGCGCGCCGCCTCTCTCCCGATGTGGTGATCGCCGACGTCGGCATGCCCGACATTTCCGGAATCGAGATCTGCCAGCGGCTCCGCGAGGACGCCGAGTTTCCGCGCTCCACGCCAATCATTGTCACGACCGCGGGTCCGGCGTCGCGGGCCCAGCGACTCGAGGCGTATCGCGCCGGGGCGTGGGAGTTCCTCAGCCAGCCCATCGACGCCGAGGCGCTGCTGCTCAAGCTCGAGCTGTTCGTGCGCGCGCGACGCGAAATCGACAAGTCGCGCGAAGCGTCGCTGATCGATGATGGGACCGGGCTCTACAATGTGCGCGGCCTCGCCCGGCGTGCGCGCGAGATTGGCGCGGATGCGAGCCGGCGCCACACGCCGTTGGCGTGTGTGGCGGTGGGGTCGGTGGTGGAGGAAAATGGCGAGGCGTCCAACGAGCTCGATGTGCGCCTTGCCGAGCATGTCTCGGAGGTGTTCAGGCGCACCGCCCGCTCGTCCGACGCCATTGGCCGCCTGGGGCGGGGCGAGTTTGCGGTCATCGCGCCATCGATGGACCAGGGTGGGGCGCTCAGGTTCGTTGACCGACTGAAACGCGAACTCGAGTCATCGCCGGCGACGGTGGACGGAGTTCCCCGGCGTCTCAAGGTGCGCGCGGGGTATTGCGCCGTTGCCGACTTCGCGCAGTCGTCGTTCGACGCGGTCGAGCTCCTCCTGCGCGCGGCGAGCGCGTTGCGTCAGGCGCGAGGCCCCGACGCCGTCGACGGTGCGCGCGCGCACGACCTGCTCGAGGTCCCCATCGTTCCGTAG
- a CDS encoding polysaccharide biosynthesis/export family protein — protein sequence MMTCRSGFVAALAIVATVLTLGAPAGVSAQSSLGEGRRQAKRTELEQAAKATEQAALVTPDSKTRERLIAEAAGIRQRLRNGDFLPGDRIYLIVVGDSALTDTFTVKGDRRLSLPNIPDISLAGVLDSELGTHLTAELGKYLKTPQVTAQGMVRLTLTGGIAQNGFQTFPTDQAITDVIMTSGGFGPSAKFDETEVKRSGKVIINKKEFQDAVRQGRTVGDLALRDGDEIYMPVSAAPGSRGQGLVRVMAVVAPLFWIVRLIARNN from the coding sequence GTGATGACCTGCCGCTCCGGCTTCGTCGCGGCCTTGGCCATCGTTGCGACCGTCCTGACGCTCGGCGCCCCAGCGGGGGTGTCGGCGCAGAGCTCACTGGGCGAGGGGCGGCGCCAGGCCAAGCGGACGGAGCTCGAACAGGCCGCCAAGGCCACCGAGCAGGCGGCGCTCGTCACGCCAGACTCCAAGACCCGGGAACGCCTCATCGCCGAGGCGGCCGGCATCCGCCAGCGCCTCCGGAATGGCGACTTCCTCCCCGGCGATCGGATCTACCTGATCGTCGTCGGAGACTCGGCGCTCACCGACACCTTTACGGTCAAGGGAGATCGCCGGCTTTCACTGCCGAACATCCCCGATATCTCGCTTGCCGGAGTTCTGGACTCCGAATTGGGGACGCACCTCACAGCGGAGTTGGGCAAGTACCTCAAGACTCCCCAGGTGACCGCGCAGGGCATGGTCCGCCTCACGCTGACCGGTGGTATCGCGCAGAACGGGTTCCAGACGTTCCCGACCGACCAGGCCATCACCGACGTCATCATGACGTCGGGAGGATTCGGACCCAGCGCCAAGTTCGACGAGACAGAGGTCAAGCGCTCCGGCAAGGTCATTATCAACAAGAAGGAATTTCAGGACGCCGTACGTCAGGGTCGTACGGTGGGGGATCTCGCGCTGCGCGATGGCGACGAGATCTACATGCCCGTCAGCGCGGCGCCGGGTTCCAGGGGGCAGGGCCTGGTGCGGGTAATGGCCGTGGTCGCGCCGCTCTTCTGGATCGTTCGGCTCATCGCCCGAAACAACTAG